Proteins encoded in a region of the Acidobacteriota bacterium genome:
- a CDS encoding carbon-nitrogen family hydrolase codes for MSKFKLGLIQFDIDLGKVKENIARAKALISEAKKRGADMVLLPELWAMGYDLPNIEAHAYPLGEGIFAEVGEIAAKEGLFIAGSLIAKDGDRLYNIATLHNPQGKVILTYSKTHLFPLMKEGKYFAPGESLPLVETPFGKIAFAICFDLRFPELFRSYALAGAEIILLPAEWPRERIEHFELLLRARAVENQYFVAGVNRVGISGKFTFPGCSQVVAPDGKVIARLGDGEGVVVAEIDLEEIRKVREALPTLENRRRELYQL; via the coding sequence ATGAGCAAATTCAAACTCGGTTTGATCCAATTCGACATCGATTTGGGAAAGGTAAAGGAGAACATAGCTCGGGCGAAAGCGTTAATCTCCGAAGCCAAAAAGAGAGGCGCCGATATGGTGCTTCTTCCCGAGCTCTGGGCAATGGGTTACGATCTTCCAAATATTGAGGCTCACGCCTACCCTCTGGGGGAAGGGATATTTGCCGAAGTAGGGGAGATAGCGGCGAAAGAGGGATTGTTCATTGCAGGAAGTCTAATCGCTAAAGATGGGGATAGGCTTTACAATATAGCAACCCTCCATAACCCTCAGGGGAAGGTCATACTCACCTATAGCAAAACTCATCTTTTCCCCCTGATGAAGGAAGGGAAGTATTTTGCTCCAGGGGAATCGCTCCCCTTGGTGGAAACTCCCTTTGGAAAGATCGCCTTTGCTATCTGCTTCGATCTTCGCTTCCCAGAGTTATTCCGGAGCTACGCCCTTGCCGGCGCTGAGATCATCCTCCTTCCCGCCGAATGGCCCCGGGAGAGGATAGAACACTTCGAACTTCTCCTCCGGGCACGGGCGGTGGAGAATCAATACTTCGTCGCTGGGGTAAACAGAGTGGGGATCTCTGGCAAGTTCACCTTTCCCGGCTGTTCCCAGGTCGTCGCTCCAGATGGAAAAGTAATCGCTCGGCTCGGCGATGGCGAGGGGGTGGTTGTAGCTGAGATCGACCTCGAAGAAATAAGGAAAGTACGAGAAGCCCTTCCTACCCTTGAGAATAGGCGAAGGGAACTTTATCAACTTTGA